The Longimicrobiales bacterium genome contains a region encoding:
- a CDS encoding adenylate/guanylate cyclase domain-containing protein, with the protein MRSGRGSDRAVRCAIGMVRELSAWDTARAQTGGMPVNIGIGINTDHVVSGNIGSPKRMDYTVMGDGVNLASRMEGLCKTCSAQILVSQNTVNGLKGTYRVRDIDDVIVKGKTEPVRIYEVLDCPSEETFPHLMDVAGHFGGGQYQSTPQDGTADTAG; encoded by the coding sequence CTGCGAAGCGGCAGAGGATCTGACCGGGCCGTCCGCTGCGCCATCGGTATGGTTCGCGAGCTGAGCGCCTGGGACACGGCGCGCGCACAAACCGGCGGCATGCCTGTGAACATCGGGATCGGCATCAACACGGATCACGTCGTCTCCGGCAACATCGGTTCGCCGAAACGAATGGACTACACGGTCATGGGCGACGGCGTGAACCTCGCTTCGCGCATGGAAGGCCTGTGCAAGACCTGCTCAGCGCAGATCCTGGTATCGCAGAACACGGTGAACGGCCTGAAGGGCACATACCGCGTCCGCGACATCGACGACGTGATCGTGAAGGGAAAGACCGAGCCCGTGCGGATCTACGAAGTGCTGGACTGTCCCTCTGAGGAGACGTTCCCACACCTCATGGACGTGGCGGGCCACTTCGGAGGCGGTCAGTACCAGTCCACTCCCCAGGACGGCACCGCAGACACCGCCGGTTAA